A region from the Rosa rugosa chromosome 6, drRosRugo1.1, whole genome shotgun sequence genome encodes:
- the LOC133715822 gene encoding uncharacterized protein LOC133715822, producing MAILDETTFEMINPSRFTTFTFPNPCDSTTTSLLRVAVLDSPFQPPADPPRVAAMLVPKHRHSDWIFSTHSGHLHHLLSSPGISRLILIGDSSHHSPPIYRRPLKDDDTSCDDELAVSLKPLFLALSPKSCFKHGIPEIPILSYEDNLISSLVLEKCVGCLVGEMVVEDVEIDCGGEVSKREFRRRLRFKRMPNLIQTEVRIVPKMGFGLDCVGIGQVEFRLDDSVLVHSYLVPMVASLSLAAPYIEGRIRSGVRPKALCLGVGGGALLGFMRTQLGFQVVGVEADEEVLSVSRRYFGLEDGEHIKVCVGDALEFIEKLAGACEVEVGCDVGRGNDVNTKFDVILVDLDSSDARDGLIAPPLEFVRKPVLLSARSILCDNGILAINVIPPNTSFYKTLVHEFRDVFNDLYEIDVGNGENFILIAVASPLMPSSDCENCFLTKLGNAISGAYLNSIKKI from the coding sequence ATGGCTATCCTCGATGAGACGACTTTCGAAATGATAAACCCATCTCGTTTCACTACCTTCACTTTCCCAAACCCTTGCGACTCCACCACCACCTCACTCCTCCGCGTCGCCGTTCTCGACTCTCCTTTCCAACCCCCCGCCGACCCACCCCGAGTCGCCGCAATGCTCGTCCCCAAACACCGCCACTCCGACTGGATATTCTCCACCCACTCCGGccatctccaccacctcctCAGCTCCCCCGGCATCTCCCGCCTGATCCTCATCGGCGACAGCTCTCACCACTCGCCCCCAATCTACCGCCGGCCGCTCAAAGACGACGACACGTCGTGTGACGACGAACTCGCGGTGAGCCTGAAACCTCTCTTCCTTGCTTTATCTCCCAAGTCCTGCTTTAAACACGGCATTCCTGAGATACCCATTTTGAGTTACGAAGATAATTTGATTTCTAGTTTGGTTTTGGAGAAGTGTGTTGGGTGTTTGGTTGGTGAAATGGTGGTGGAGGATGTGGAGATTGACTGTGGTGGTGAGGTTTCGAAGAGGGAGTTCAGGAGGCGTTTGAGATTTAAAAGAATGCCCAATTTGATTCAGACGGAGGTGCGTATTGTTCCCAAAATGGGTTTTGGTTTGGATTGTGTAGGAATTGGACAAGTTGAGTTTAGGCTCGATGATAGTGTTTTAGTGCACTCTTATTTGGTTCCTATGGTGGCAAGTCTTAGCCTGGCTGCTCCTTATATTGAGGGTCGGATTCGAAGTGGGGTAAGGCCAAAAGCTTTGTGTTTAGGAGTTGGGGGTGGGGCTTTGCTTGGTTTCATGAGAACCCAATTGGGTTTTCAGGTTGTGGGTGTGGAAGCCGATGAGGAGGTGCTAAGTGTTTCTAGGCGGTATTTTGGGCTGGAAGATGGTGAGCACATCAAAGTTTGTGTTGGAGATGCATTGGAATTTATAGAGAAACTTGCTGGTGCCTGCGAGGTAGAGGTTGGCTGTGACGTGGGCAGAGGCAATGATGTTAATACTAAGTTTGATGTGATTTTGGTTGATTTGGATTCAAGTGATGCTAGGGATGGTCTAATTGCTCCGCCATTGGAGTTTGTTAGGAAGCCTGTCCTTTTGTCAGCCAGATCAATTCTCTGTGATAATGGAATCCTAGCTATAAATGTGATTCCTCCAAATACATCATTTTACAAGACATTGGTCCATGAGTTTCGAGATGTTTTTAATGACTTGTACGAAATAGATGTGGGAAATGGGGAAAATTTTATTCTTATTGCTGTGGCATCGCCTCTCATGCCTTCTAGTGATTGTGAGAACTGTTTCCTCACCAAACTAGGAAACGCTATATCGGGGGCATACTTGAATTCCATAAAGAAGATCTAA
- the LOC133717412 gene encoding protein FAR1-RELATED SEQUENCE 5-like — protein sequence MIGRPIVPDAAVHAVVEEHVSMDTDEGGLRYSDHIYHERLPSDEDESEDEMSIRFGKCTEVTARSKEATGSGKPAESTELRKSPGIAQEDKTLPDVGVERPEFVKHTGAAQLNGKHFEDLTMDDMKAVYFPTVQEAEKFLSLYSRILGFSIRRDRLQKEGNDMVVRRQWVCSKQGLASMKSSEHKGVDKNKFTKHQTIGEQKKSRRNIVPRGRRYTRVNCQAAFSVRYCKEKELYRVTKFIHEHNHELAMSHEVQFLRSNRYVEDKDIAQVECLRRTQVYTSRAYEHLVEQAGGHDGVGFIIKDLYNKIAEKRKNAELDGDAQAALTWMNMRGMESQQFCCKYSLDEEGRLANLFWRDYQSFLDYSAYGDVVIMDSTYKTNMYGKPLVVFVGCNNHRATVVFGFSLIRDEREDTYTWVFKNFLESMEHKQPSSILTDGDESIRNVVERMMPQARHRLCAWHIGRNIGENVKDAAAQKTIGKLIYSSMTISEWEAAWHSMVVRNGLSDNAWVTSLYNKRDRWAEAFFKGHFFGGMCSTQRVEGMHAKLKKEIGRHTRLCEVMPRMEKTLGRMRNRVLYDNFRSKNSAPVYETHMRGIEEDACRLFMHDIFIMIKSQIMFERRFVLVQKVPFPINDTVIFYLAQYDRPERRWCV from the exons ATGATCGGCAGGCCAATAGTTCCTGATGCAGCAGTTCATGCAGTTGTTGAAGAGCAT GTTAGCATGGACACAGATGAAGGTGGTCTTCGCTACAGCGATCATATTTATCATGAAAGATTACCATCAGATGAAGACGAATCAGAAGATGAAATGTCAATTCGGTTTGGTAAATGCACAGAGGTAACTGCGCGTTCAAAGGAGGCAACGGGGAGTGGAAAACCGGCTGAATCAACAGAACTGAGGAAATCACCTGGAATAGCACAAGAGGACAAAACATTACCTGATGTTGGTGTTGAAAGGCCTGAATTTGTGAAACATACGGGGGCTGCACAGCTAAATGGTAAGCATTTTGAAGACCTTACAATGGACGATATGAAGGCAGTATACTTCCCAACCGTACAGGAAGCAGAGAAGTTCTTGTCATTGTACTCACGAATACTTGGTTTCAGCATACGGAGGGATAGGTTGCAGAAGGAAGGCAATGACATGGTGGTAAGGAGGCAGTGGGTATGTTCAAAACAAGGACTGGCAAGTATGAAGTCGAGCGAGCATAAAGGTGTGGATAAGAACAAATTTACAAAGCATCAGACCATTGGGGAGCAGAAGAAATCGAGGAGGAACATAGTACCTAGGGGAAGGAGATACACAAGAGTTAACTGCCAAGCTGCATTCAGTGTTAGATATTGCAAGGAAAAGGAGCTATACCGCGTGACAAAGTTTATACATGAGCACAATCATGAGCTTGCCATGTCCCATGAGGTTCAGTTCTTGCGATCAAACCGATATGTTGAAGACAAAGATATTGCTCAGGTTGAGTGCCTTCGTCGCACACAAGTGTACACTAGTAGGGCTTATGAGCATCTGGTAGAGCAAGCTGGGGGACACGACGGTGTCGGCTTCATCATAAAAGATCTGTACAACAAGATTGCTGAGAAGAGGAAAAATGCTGAGCTGGATGGGGATGCACAGGCCGCATTGACTTGGATGAACATGAGGGGAATGGAGTCACAACAGTTCTGCTGCAAGTACAGTTTGGATGAAGAAGGCAGACTAGCCAATTTGTTTTGGAGGGACTACCAATCATTTTTGGACTACAGCGCATACGGTGATGTGGTTATTATGGACAGCACATACAAGACAAATATGTATGGAAAGCCACTTGTTGTATTTGTTGGGTGCAACAATCATAGAGCTACTGTTGTTTTTGGATTTTCCCTTATACGAGATGAGAGGGAGGATACGTACACGTGGGTGTTCAAGAACTTCCTTGAATCCATGGAACATAAACAGCCTTCATCGATCCTAACCGATGGTGACGAGTCAATTAGGAATGTGGTAGAGCGAATGATGCCACAAGCTCGGCACAGGTTATGTGCATGGCACATTGGCAGAAACATAGGGGAGAATGTGAAGGATGCTGCTGCTCAGAAAACCATTGGGAAATTGATTTATTCGTCAATGACTATCAGTGAATGGGAGGCTGCTTGGCACTCAATGGTGGTCAGAAATGGGTTGTCGGACAATGCATGGGTTACAAGCTTGTACAACAAACGGGATAGGTGGGCGGAAGCATTCTTCAAAGGGCATTTTTTTGGAGGAATGTGCAGTACCCAACGAGTGGAAGGCATGCACGCAAAGCTGAAAAAAGAGATTGGGAGGCACACTAGACTATGTGAAGTTATGCCAAGAATGGAGAAGACACTTGGGCGCATGCGGAACCGAGTATTGTATGACAACTTCAGGTCCAAAAATAGTGCACCGGTGTATGAGACGCACATGAGGGGGATCGAGGAAGATGCATGTAGGCTGTTCATGCATGACATCTTCATTATGATCAAGTCACAAATCATGTTCGAGAGGAGGTTTGTTTTAGTGCAAAAGGTACCCTTTCCTATCAATGACACAGTGATATTCTATCTTGCCCAATATGACAGGCCTGAACGACGGTGGTGTGTTTAG